One genomic segment of Candidatus Dormiibacterota bacterium includes these proteins:
- the panD gene encoding aspartate 1-decarboxylase: MQRTVMKSKIHRATVTRADLHYEGSCSIDSELMRLADIVVGEQLHIVNVTNGSRAVTYAIEGAPGEVALNGAMAHIGDPGDTVILITYAQYDEAELAAHTPRVVQVDASNRVRVKASVL, encoded by the coding sequence GTGCAGCGTACCGTCATGAAGTCGAAGATCCACCGCGCCACCGTGACGCGGGCGGATCTGCACTACGAGGGCTCCTGCAGCATCGACAGCGAGCTGATGCGGCTCGCCGACATCGTGGTCGGTGAGCAGCTGCACATCGTCAACGTCACCAACGGCTCCCGCGCGGTCACGTACGCGATCGAGGGGGCCCCCGGGGAGGTCGCCCTCAACGGCGCCATGGCCCACATCGGCGACCCCGGCGACACCGTGATCCTGATCACCTACGCCCAGTACGACGAGGCCGAGCTGGCCGCGCACACCCCCCGGGTGGTGCAGGTCGACGCCTCCAACCGGGTTCGAGTGAAGGCGAGCGTGCTCTGA